The genomic interval TGTCCGCCCCTTCCACCACCACCTGCGTCGGCTGCGGCGCGGTCAGCTTGATCCCGGCCGGCGCCTTGAACTCGATCTGGTGCGAATAGCCCAGCGCGAAGAGCAGGCCGTACGGCTTCGGCTCGGCCTTGTAGCCGACGCCCGAGATCTCGAGCTGGCGCACGTACCCCTTCGTCACCCCTTCGATCATGTTGTGGATCAGGGTGCGCGACAGGCCGTGCAGCGACTTGTGCGACGGCTCGTCCGACGGGCGGTTGACCGTGACCTGGCTCCCCGCCACCGCGATCTGCATCGCCGGGTTGAACGTCCGCTTCAGTTCGCCCTTCGGTCCCTTCACGGTCACCACCGAGCCCGCGACGGAAACCGTCACGCCGACCGGGATGTCCACGGGGAGCTTTCCAATTCGTGACATGGAGGGCCCCCTACCAGACGATGGCGAGGAGCTCACCACCGGTGCGCGCCTGGCGCGCCTGCCGGTCGGTCATCAGCCCCTGCGAGGTGGACAGGATCGCGACGCCCAGTCCGTTGCGCACCCGCGGGATCTCGGAGACCCCGACGTACTTGCGCAGCCCCGGGCTCGAGACGCGCTGCAGCTCCCGGATCACCGGCTGGCCGCCCTGCGCGTACTTGAGCGAGACGCGCAGCAGATTCGCGCCGCTCTCGGTCGTGACGATCTTGTAGTCCGAGATGAAGTTCGACTCCTTGAGGAGGCGGGCGATCTCGGTCTTGACTCTCGAAGCCGGCATGTCCACGCGACGGTGCTTTGATCCGACGGCGTTCCGGATCCGCGTGAGCATATCGGCAATAGGATCGGTCATGCTCATGGTGTTTCTCTGATCTCCTCTGGTTTCCGCGTCGCCGCGGACCTGTAGGAAGTGAATGAAGGGATGGCAGACTTCAGATGGCTGATGGCAGATCTGCCATCGGACGTCCGCCATCTGCCATCAGGCAGCCTTACCAGCTCGCTTTCCGAACCCCGGGCAGCAGCCCATTGTTCGCCATCTCCCGCAGCGCGATCCGGCTCAGCCCGAACGCGCCCTCGTAGCCGCGCGACCGGCCGGTCATCTGGCAGCGGTTGCGGATGCGGCTCGGCGACGAGTTGCGCGGCAGCTTCTGCAGCGCGAACTGCGCGGCCGTCTTCTCCTCGTCCGACGCATTCGGGTTCTGGATGACGGCCTTCAGCGCCTTCCGCTTGGCGGCGTAGCGCTGGACCATCTGCTTGCGGCGGTCGTTCTTCTCGATGCTGCTCTTCTTG from Gemmatimonadaceae bacterium carries:
- the rplF gene encoding 50S ribosomal protein L6; protein product: MSRIGKLPVDIPVGVTVSVAGSVVTVKGPKGELKRTFNPAMQIAVAGSQVTVNRPSDEPSHKSLHGLSRTLIHNMIEGVTKGYVRQLEISGVGYKAEPKPYGLLFALGYSHQIEFKAPAGIKLTAPQPTQVVVEGADKEIVGQVAAEIRSLRKPEPYKGKGVRYAGEQIRRKAGKAGGK
- the rpsH gene encoding 30S ribosomal protein S8 — translated: MSMTDPIADMLTRIRNAVGSKHRRVDMPASRVKTEIARLLKESNFISDYKIVTTESGANLLRVSLKYAQGGQPVIRELQRVSSPGLRKYVGVSEIPRVRNGLGVAILSTSQGLMTDRQARQARTGGELLAIVW
- the rpsN gene encoding 30S ribosomal protein S14 translates to MAKKSSIEKNDRRKQMVQRYAAKRKALKAVIQNPNASDEEKTAAQFALQKLPRNSSPSRIRNRCQMTGRSRGYEGAFGLSRIALREMANNGLLPGVRKASW